Proteins encoded in a region of the Marinococcus sp. PL1-022 genome:
- a CDS encoding TetR/AcrR family transcriptional regulator: MATRSTKKRITDAALELFEEFGFHAVTVDRIVKQSHTSKGGFYHNFTSKEELLYTIHESFITYVLTKADEVQSRYDTPAERLYEVIRSFVRMFEVYRPHVTVFYQEGKHLSADYFKRLEAKRDEYKNTMFQLVENGIEEGEFRKELPVPITSMAIFGMMNWTYKWYKSSGLYSLQDIANIFGDLVMNAVLTEEARKQQKYQHFFLNSTHV; the protein is encoded by the coding sequence ATGGCGACCAGATCGACAAAAAAGCGGATTACGGATGCAGCGTTAGAGCTGTTTGAAGAATTTGGCTTCCATGCGGTCACCGTCGATCGCATTGTGAAACAAAGCCATACATCCAAAGGCGGTTTTTATCACAATTTTACGTCCAAAGAAGAGCTTTTGTACACTATTCACGAATCCTTCATCACCTATGTGCTTACAAAAGCAGACGAAGTACAGTCCAGATATGACACGCCGGCTGAACGGTTATATGAAGTGATACGCTCGTTTGTCCGTATGTTTGAAGTGTACCGTCCGCATGTAACAGTGTTTTATCAGGAAGGAAAGCATTTGTCTGCGGATTACTTTAAACGGCTCGAAGCTAAACGGGATGAATACAAGAACACGATGTTTCAATTGGTCGAAAACGGCATTGAGGAAGGCGAGTTCCGAAAGGAGCTTCCAGTGCCTATTACGTCGATGGCGATATTTGGAATGATGAACTGGACATACAAGTGGTACAAATCAAGCGGACTGTACTCACTTCAGGATATCGCAAACATATTTGGCGATCTGGTGATGAATGCGGTCCTTACCGAAGAAGCCAGAAAACAGCAAAAATATCAGCATTTTTTCTTGAATTCAACGCATGTGTAA
- a CDS encoding YtxH domain-containing protein has protein sequence MHKKSLWSGVAAGYAVSVLASLLTAPKSGKDYRRKVSSGAGTVQQTPARIKGKANARSDKLYESGKIRYELLHGKLDNIRLEARIKGASSMQYQSMQKPADK, from the coding sequence ATGCATAAAAAGAGCCTATGGTCGGGGGTTGCTGCGGGGTACGCTGTGTCAGTGCTTGCCAGTCTGCTCACCGCTCCGAAAAGCGGAAAAGATTACCGCCGCAAAGTATCTTCCGGAGCAGGCACTGTCCAGCAGACACCTGCAAGGATAAAAGGGAAGGCGAATGCCCGTTCCGACAAGCTGTACGAATCCGGAAAGATCCGGTATGAACTGCTTCACGGAAAACTCGATAATATCCGTCTGGAAGCCCGTATCAAAGGTGCATCAAGTATGCAGTATCAATCAATGCAAAAACCAGCTGATAAATAA
- a CDS encoding dimethylarginine dimethylaminohydrolase family protein, protein MTNTITAYVEDEYSVLADVIMCEPRHMAIKEVINEMQKQYASTDIDIEKAVLQHNQLTAVIQEFGASVHFLPASASLPEQVFTRDIGFVVDDQLIVSNMGTSIRSGETTALADWYEQRYGECTHLKSGTIEGGDVMLSEKLLFIGQSSRTSKEGLDELQKACPDKRIIPVHFDNRHLHLDCIFNILDSSIAIAYEPAFETESLETVKQFFNIISVPEAEQSRLGTNVFSLGRRHVISLPENMHVNKQLREYGFIVHEVSYDEIIKSGGSFRCTTLPLRRERKNHQ, encoded by the coding sequence TTGACCAACACCATAACTGCGTATGTGGAAGATGAATATTCTGTTTTAGCGGACGTTATCATGTGCGAACCCAGGCATATGGCTATTAAGGAAGTAATAAACGAAATGCAGAAGCAGTACGCTTCCACTGATATTGATATAGAAAAAGCAGTATTACAGCATAACCAGCTTACGGCTGTCATTCAGGAATTCGGAGCTTCTGTGCATTTTCTGCCCGCCTCCGCCTCTCTGCCCGAGCAGGTCTTCACCCGGGATATTGGTTTTGTGGTTGATGATCAATTAATTGTATCAAATATGGGTACTTCTATTCGCTCAGGAGAAACCACGGCATTAGCAGACTGGTACGAACAGCGTTACGGGGAATGCACCCATTTAAAAAGCGGCACCATCGAAGGCGGCGACGTTATGCTTTCGGAAAAGCTTCTTTTTATCGGCCAAAGCTCCCGGACATCTAAAGAAGGCCTCGACGAACTTCAGAAGGCTTGTCCTGATAAGCGGATTATTCCGGTTCATTTTGACAACCGCCATCTGCATCTGGACTGTATCTTTAATATCTTGGACAGCTCTATTGCTATTGCTTATGAACCGGCCTTTGAAACGGAGAGCCTGGAAACAGTCAAACAGTTTTTTAATATTATTTCTGTACCAGAAGCGGAACAGAGCCGGCTGGGGACTAATGTATTCTCCCTCGGACGCCGCCATGTTATATCACTGCCGGAAAATATGCATGTTAACAAACAATTACGGGAATATGGTTTTATAGTTCATGAAGTTTCCTACGATGAAATTATTAAATCCGGGGGCTCTTTCAGATGTACTACTCTCCCTTTAAGACGGGAGAGAAAAAATCACCAATAA
- a CDS encoding fumarylacetoacetate hydrolase family protein — MRIAAVEQNGHSFLAGYDEEFDVYVDLEIGENGDLRKWLEETVNGKALLVERWQDYAESRHQFKTYASENVKVLPPVKREGQNIICIGKNYADHAAEMGTQNAPEAPLVFTKSSSSLIADGEIIELDESFTNALDYEGEIAVVIGKAGRRISKENAMDHVFGYTLFNDITARDVQRRHQQFFLGKSGDTYGPIGPHVTVGPSGEPSDWKLETYVNGEKRQSGSMSDLIFDIAELIEQLSKGMTLRPGDVIATGTPAGVGSGFNPPRYLKDGDAVDVHVEAIGTLSNKVKKI, encoded by the coding sequence ATGCGGATTGCAGCAGTGGAACAAAACGGCCATTCTTTTCTTGCCGGATACGATGAAGAATTTGATGTGTATGTCGATTTAGAAATTGGGGAAAACGGGGATTTGAGAAAATGGCTCGAAGAAACCGTCAACGGAAAAGCCCTGCTTGTAGAGCGGTGGCAGGATTATGCAGAAAGCCGTCATCAATTCAAAACGTATGCTTCGGAAAATGTAAAAGTACTTCCGCCGGTTAAGAGGGAAGGGCAGAACATTATCTGTATCGGAAAAAATTATGCTGATCATGCTGCGGAAATGGGTACGCAAAACGCTCCAGAGGCCCCGCTGGTGTTTACGAAATCGTCTTCCTCGTTAATCGCGGATGGTGAGATTATAGAATTGGACGAATCATTTACAAACGCTCTGGATTATGAAGGGGAAATAGCGGTAGTGATTGGAAAAGCCGGACGGAGGATATCAAAAGAAAATGCAATGGATCACGTATTCGGCTACACGTTGTTCAATGATATTACTGCCCGGGATGTACAAAGGCGTCACCAGCAGTTTTTCCTTGGAAAAAGCGGGGACACGTACGGCCCTATCGGCCCGCATGTTACTGTCGGTCCTTCCGGCGAGCCGTCAGATTGGAAGCTGGAAACTTATGTAAACGGGGAGAAAAGGCAATCCGGAAGTATGTCGGACCTTATTTTTGATATTGCAGAGCTGATCGAGCAATTATCCAAAGGCATGACGCTCAGACCCGGTGATGTTATTGCTACAGGCACCCCGGCTGGTGTCGGCTCAGGGTTCAATCCGCCTAGGTATTTAAAGGACGGAGATGCGGTAGACGTTCATGTGGAGGCGATTGGTACGCTCTCCAATAAAGTGAAAAAAATATAG
- a CDS encoding pyruvate oxidase: protein MSNQTAGNKVVEILKEWGVNHLYGMPGDSINELIEELRKDEDGMKYIQIRHEETGALAAAAYAKLTGKLGVCSSIAGPGGVHLLNGLYDAKRDKVPVLALVGQVDTTIIGTDNFQEIQLNQMFADVSVFNERVQSAEQLPDMLHQAIRTAYTEKGVSVLVIPDDISAAEIKRELPISSGVLAKPRIRPEKEDMVEAARLLHDAQKPVILAGKGARYSTDELLMFAEHIQAPLVSTLLAKGVVPDEHEHSLGQNGQIGTTPAYEAVQEADLIILAGTSFPYREFMPKNTKAIQIDIDPRAIGKYYPVTVGLVSELGPVLQWYTENLERREPSSFMQKYKDKRKKWWDELDKDMTEETDRLQPPQVIHEVQQFLEEDAVVSVDVGNVTVWATRYLKLKKQEFVISGWMATMGCGLPGAIAAKAAWPEKQTVMLAGDGGFAMGMQDFATAVKYRLPMICVIFNNEKIGMIEYEQQQMGHLDTETDISGMNFAAFAKACGGEGYRASTKTELHEALQKAVLATRPVVIDCVVDMQPPLPGRVSYQQAVHYSEFIIKNVFERGELSLPPLKKGWKRIKK from the coding sequence ATGAGCAATCAAACAGCGGGAAATAAAGTGGTCGAAATACTTAAAGAATGGGGCGTAAACCATCTATACGGCATGCCGGGGGATTCCATCAATGAGTTGATAGAAGAATTGCGCAAAGACGAAGACGGGATGAAGTATATCCAGATTCGTCATGAAGAAACGGGCGCTCTTGCCGCAGCTGCGTATGCGAAGCTGACGGGAAAGCTGGGTGTTTGTTCTTCGATTGCGGGGCCTGGAGGAGTTCACCTATTAAACGGGCTGTATGACGCGAAAAGAGATAAAGTGCCGGTGCTTGCCCTGGTCGGCCAGGTGGACACGACAATCATCGGCACAGATAACTTTCAGGAAATCCAGCTGAATCAGATGTTTGCTGACGTCAGTGTATTCAACGAGCGTGTTCAGAGTGCTGAACAGCTTCCCGATATGCTGCATCAGGCGATACGTACGGCCTACACAGAAAAAGGAGTATCGGTACTCGTTATCCCGGATGATATTTCGGCTGCAGAAATAAAACGTGAACTCCCGATATCTTCCGGAGTGCTTGCGAAGCCGAGGATCCGCCCGGAAAAGGAAGACATGGTGGAGGCTGCCAGGCTGCTGCACGATGCGCAGAAGCCGGTGATACTGGCGGGAAAAGGTGCCAGGTACAGCACTGACGAACTGCTGATGTTTGCTGAACATATCCAGGCACCATTGGTGTCTACACTGCTTGCAAAGGGTGTCGTGCCGGACGAGCATGAGCACAGCCTGGGACAAAACGGCCAGATTGGAACGACACCAGCATACGAAGCGGTGCAGGAAGCCGATTTGATAATTCTGGCCGGCACCTCTTTTCCTTATCGGGAGTTTATGCCGAAAAATACCAAAGCAATTCAAATTGATATCGACCCCAGAGCGATAGGGAAATACTATCCTGTAACGGTAGGTCTGGTCTCTGAACTCGGTCCAGTGCTTCAATGGTATACGGAAAATCTTGAACGCCGGGAACCATCCTCCTTTATGCAGAAATATAAAGATAAAAGAAAGAAGTGGTGGGACGAGCTTGATAAAGATATGACAGAAGAGACTGATAGGCTGCAGCCTCCGCAGGTGATTCATGAAGTACAGCAGTTTTTGGAGGAAGACGCGGTAGTCTCTGTCGATGTCGGAAATGTCACCGTATGGGCTACGCGCTATTTAAAGCTGAAAAAACAGGAGTTTGTGATCTCCGGATGGATGGCTACGATGGGCTGCGGCCTTCCTGGCGCGATTGCCGCCAAAGCGGCCTGGCCTGAAAAGCAGACAGTCATGCTTGCCGGAGACGGTGGTTTTGCTATGGGAATGCAGGATTTTGCCACTGCTGTAAAGTACAGACTTCCAATGATTTGTGTCATATTTAATAATGAAAAGATTGGAATGATTGAATACGAGCAGCAGCAAATGGGTCATCTGGATACAGAAACAGACATCAGTGGGATGAACTTTGCGGCATTTGCCAAAGCATGCGGCGGTGAAGGCTACCGTGCCAGCACAAAGACCGAGCTTCATGAGGCACTGCAAAAAGCAGTACTTGCCACGAGGCCGGTAGTTATTGATTGCGTCGTGGATATGCAGCCACCGCTTCCAGGCCGGGTATCTTATCAGCAGGCGGTGCACTACAGCGAATTTATTATTAAAAATGTTTTTGAACGTGGAGAGCTTTCGCTGCCGCCGCTGAAAAAAGGATGGAAGCGAATAAAAAAATAA
- a CDS encoding DUF948 domain-containing protein, whose amino-acid sequence MGMIGGIALLIIAIAFAVLVIFLARVLSNLTKTLNGVNETVDKLPEQLDQVMNQSELILHNSNETILDVNEKLHSLSPLFYIVGDAGEASRKLTSSLVDMTAGMKRSSTEGKGKVNEQALGGLYGSLALGYYMYQKRQAIKDWKEENTGNA is encoded by the coding sequence ATGGGTATGATCGGTGGCATAGCTCTACTAATCATCGCAATAGCTTTTGCAGTATTAGTTATTTTCTTGGCACGCGTCTTAAGCAACCTCACTAAAACATTGAATGGGGTGAACGAAACAGTAGACAAACTGCCGGAGCAACTCGACCAGGTGATGAATCAATCGGAGCTGATTTTACATAACAGCAACGAAACGATTCTGGATGTAAATGAAAAGCTCCACTCGTTGAGTCCGCTGTTTTATATTGTAGGTGACGCTGGAGAAGCTTCGAGAAAGCTCACTTCAAGCCTTGTTGATATGACAGCAGGCATGAAACGAAGCTCCACCGAGGGTAAAGGCAAAGTGAATGAGCAGGCTCTTGGCGGCCTTTACGGCAGCCTTGCTTTAGGATACTATATGTACCAGAAGCGCCAGGCCATTAAGGACTGGAAAGAGGAGAATACAGGAAATGCATAA
- the queF gene encoding preQ(1) synthase yields MPEREDIEQLDQLGSEKTAYTFEYDPSLLEVFENTHPYRDYFVKFNCPEFTTLCPKTGQPDFGTLYISYIPDEKMVESKSLKLYLFSFRNHGGFHEDSINTIVNDLVELMNPRYLEIWGKFTPRGGISIDPFVNYGRAGTKYEQLAENRLFQHDLYPEPVDNR; encoded by the coding sequence ATGCCGGAAAGAGAAGATATTGAACAACTGGATCAGCTGGGAAGCGAAAAAACGGCGTATACATTTGAATACGATCCTTCTCTGCTTGAAGTATTTGAAAACACCCACCCATACCGGGATTATTTTGTGAAATTTAACTGTCCGGAATTTACCACCCTCTGCCCGAAAACAGGACAGCCGGATTTTGGCACGCTGTATATCAGCTACATTCCGGACGAAAAAATGGTGGAAAGCAAATCGCTGAAATTGTATTTATTCAGCTTCCGAAATCACGGGGGCTTTCATGAAGATTCAATCAATACGATTGTAAATGATCTGGTAGAATTGATGAATCCCCGCTATCTGGAGATATGGGGCAAATTTACCCCTCGTGGCGGCATTTCAATTGATCCATTTGTAAACTACGGCAGAGCCGGGACTAAGTACGAGCAGCTTGCAGAAAACAGGCTGTTTCAGCACGATTTATACCCTGAGCCGGTGGATAACCGCTAA
- a CDS encoding 4a-hydroxytetrahydrobiopterin dehydratase: MSAEEIQNELSNLPNWNSDGDRAIVREYKFSDYLNGIEFVKEVAAHAENVQHHPKITIDHTQVTISFTTVDQGGVTEKDFNTAKEVERLAEDVQ, encoded by the coding sequence ATGTCTGCAGAAGAAATCCAAAATGAACTGAGCAATCTGCCAAACTGGAATAGCGACGGGGACAGGGCCATTGTACGGGAATATAAATTTTCTGATTACCTGAATGGTATTGAATTTGTTAAAGAAGTGGCAGCGCATGCAGAGAATGTGCAGCATCATCCTAAAATCACCATTGATCACACGCAGGTTACTATTTCCTTTACCACGGTAGATCAGGGCGGCGTTACTGAAAAAGATTTCAATACTGCAAAAGAAGTGGAACGACTCGCTGAAGACGTTCAGTAA
- the queD gene encoding 6-carboxytetrahydropterin synthase QueD yields the protein MIYSYYPQWPHDYRYELNKDMHLSAAHYIPSEDAGKCRRVHGHTYTINVTVAGDELNRNGFLIDFTVLKKWIHKRYDHTLLNDHPEFASEETEAAYPTTEVVAQVIWKTVQQKLDETPNTPKCLQVLVRETPTSYAVFRPKEGDFA from the coding sequence ATGATTTATTCGTATTACCCACAGTGGCCGCACGACTATCGGTACGAATTAAACAAGGACATGCATCTAAGTGCGGCACACTATATTCCCTCCGAAGACGCGGGAAAGTGCCGCCGGGTGCATGGACACACCTATACAATCAACGTGACAGTGGCCGGCGATGAATTGAACCGGAACGGGTTTTTAATTGATTTTACCGTTTTAAAAAAATGGATCCATAAACGCTATGACCATACGCTGCTGAATGACCATCCGGAGTTTGCCAGTGAGGAAACCGAGGCTGCCTACCCGACGACAGAAGTAGTCGCCCAGGTGATCTGGAAAACAGTGCAGCAGAAGCTCGATGAAACGCCGAATACACCTAAATGCCTGCAGGTACTCGTCAGGGAGACCCCGACAAGCTATGCGGTCTTCCGGCCCAAAGAGGGGGACTTTGCTTAA
- a CDS encoding DUF2188 domain-containing protein, with translation MPWTMNDYPSSLKNLDKPVKKKAIDIANSMLDDGYDEGRAIPIATEQAKEWYSNASKEEVTEFMEEEDPKSRDGEESSSDPELMEKAELVEAHEDGWAVRAKSAKKPDIVYGSKSEAIERAKEVAEKKGTEAIIYKKDGTVEKRHSY, from the coding sequence ATGCCCTGGACCATGAATGACTATCCTTCATCCTTAAAAAACTTAGACAAGCCGGTAAAGAAAAAAGCAATCGATATTGCTAATTCGATGCTCGACGACGGGTACGATGAAGGCCGTGCCATTCCAATCGCGACTGAGCAGGCAAAAGAATGGTACAGCAATGCTTCTAAAGAAGAAGTGACCGAATTCATGGAGGAGGAAGATCCGAAATCCCGGGACGGGGAAGAAAGCAGTTCTGACCCGGAACTGATGGAAAAGGCGGAGCTGGTAGAAGCACATGAAGACGGCTGGGCTGTACGGGCAAAAAGTGCGAAAAAACCGGATATAGTCTATGGCAGCAAATCAGAAGCTATCGAACGTGCAAAAGAAGTGGCAGAAAAGAAAGGTACAGAAGCCATTATTTACAAAAAGGATGGCACAGTAGAAAAAAGACATTCCTATTAG
- the accC gene encoding acetyl-CoA carboxylase biotin carboxylase subunit: MFKRILIANRGEIAVRIIRACRELGIETVAVYSEADRDALHVHMADEAYCVGPYASSESYLKMTNLISTALKTGAEAIHPGYGFLAENAEFAEICADHDITFIGPSPEAIRRMGTKDVARETMRDAGVPVVPGSNGLLDENTDVHALAEDIGYPVMIKATAGGGGKGMRAAQTAEDLDKCIQMARQEAESSFGDAGVYMEKLVVEPRHIEIQVMADSHGNVIHLGERDCSIQRRHQKLVEEAPSPALDEETRKAMGEAAVQAAKAVDYCGAGTVEFLLDAHKKFYFMEMNTRIQVEHPVTEEVTGVDLIKEQIYAAAGHELQVKQEEIEIEGWAMECRINAESPAKNFRPSPGKLELYLPPGGLGVRVDSAMYTGFKISPYYDSMVAKLIVRGKNREEVIARMKRALLEFVVDGVDTTIPFHLKLLNHEDFISGNFTTNFLDTHSIMEEENSV, encoded by the coding sequence ATGTTTAAACGAATATTAATAGCCAACCGCGGCGAGATTGCAGTTCGCATTATAAGAGCCTGCCGGGAACTTGGAATTGAGACTGTAGCCGTATATTCAGAAGCAGATAGAGATGCCCTGCATGTTCATATGGCAGACGAAGCTTACTGTGTGGGGCCGTACGCTTCCTCCGAAAGCTACTTAAAGATGACTAATTTAATTTCCACTGCTTTAAAGACAGGAGCGGAGGCTATTCATCCAGGGTACGGCTTTTTAGCAGAGAACGCTGAATTTGCCGAGATCTGTGCAGATCATGACATTACGTTTATCGGTCCTTCTCCAGAAGCTATCCGCCGGATGGGAACAAAGGACGTAGCGAGAGAAACAATGAGAGATGCAGGGGTGCCGGTGGTCCCGGGAAGCAACGGATTGCTTGATGAAAACACAGACGTTCACGCACTCGCAGAGGATATCGGTTATCCTGTGATGATCAAGGCTACTGCCGGCGGCGGTGGAAAAGGAATGCGGGCAGCTCAAACCGCTGAAGACCTGGACAAGTGCATCCAGATGGCCCGCCAGGAAGCTGAAAGCTCCTTTGGGGACGCCGGAGTTTATATGGAGAAGCTGGTCGTGGAGCCAAGGCACATTGAAATCCAGGTTATGGCAGACAGTCATGGAAACGTTATCCATCTAGGAGAAAGAGACTGTTCGATCCAGAGACGCCACCAGAAGCTTGTAGAAGAGGCCCCGTCGCCGGCGCTCGATGAAGAGACGAGAAAGGCAATGGGGGAAGCTGCCGTACAGGCTGCAAAAGCAGTGGATTACTGCGGGGCAGGCACAGTGGAATTCCTCTTGGATGCACATAAAAAGTTTTATTTTATGGAGATGAATACGAGAATTCAGGTTGAGCACCCTGTGACAGAAGAAGTGACCGGTGTTGATTTAATTAAAGAACAAATTTATGCAGCTGCCGGCCATGAACTGCAGGTGAAGCAGGAAGAAATTGAAATTGAAGGATGGGCGATGGAATGCAGAATCAATGCAGAAAGTCCGGCAAAAAATTTCAGGCCTTCTCCCGGAAAGCTTGAACTTTATCTGCCTCCTGGCGGACTCGGTGTACGGGTGGACAGTGCGATGTATACAGGATTTAAAATTTCTCCCTACTACGATTCAATGGTAGCCAAGCTGATCGTGCGCGGAAAAAACAGGGAAGAAGTGATTGCCCGGATGAAGCGGGCACTGCTTGAATTTGTCGTAGACGGAGTCGATACGACGATCCCGTTTCACCTGAAGCTTTTGAACCATGAAGATTTCATTTCCGGAAACTTTACTACAAACTTTTTGGACACCCATTCTATTATGGAAGAAGAAAACAGTGTCTAG
- the accB gene encoding acetyl-CoA carboxylase biotin carboxyl carrier protein, with the protein MYSIEEIKELIQAVDESSVGELEIRNDMKEKVTIRKEAAMRPVAQQTTAPLPQPSAQPAPQQSETKKEETPDESRKQEVDSNYYEITSPMVGTFYRSPSPEAGVYVEKGAAIKPDTIVCIVEAMKLMNELEAEVTGEIAEILVEDGELVEYGQPLFRVTPS; encoded by the coding sequence ATGTATTCTATTGAAGAAATTAAAGAGCTCATTCAGGCAGTGGACGAGTCCTCAGTCGGAGAACTGGAGATCCGGAATGATATGAAAGAAAAGGTTACTATACGTAAAGAGGCAGCGATGCGCCCTGTGGCACAGCAGACCACAGCTCCTTTGCCGCAGCCATCCGCCCAGCCGGCACCGCAGCAGTCAGAAACGAAAAAAGAAGAAACACCGGATGAGAGCAGAAAACAGGAAGTGGATTCCAATTATTATGAAATTACATCGCCGATGGTAGGTACGTTTTACCGTTCGCCTTCACCAGAAGCAGGCGTTTATGTGGAAAAGGGAGCTGCAATTAAGCCGGACACCATCGTCTGCATCGTAGAGGCAATGAAGTTAATGAATGAGCTTGAAGCAGAAGTCACTGGAGAAATCGCCGAGATTTTAGTGGAAGACGGAGAGCTGGTAGAATACGGACAGCCTCTTTTCCGGGTGACTCCTTCATAA
- the queC gene encoding 7-cyano-7-deazaguanine synthase QueC — MGFQNDKAVVVFSGGQDSTTCLFWALEQFEEVIAVTFSYGQRHDEEIEVAKRIAEDINVEHHVLDMGLLSQLAPNALTRDDIDVEAGEDGELPSTFVEGRNLLFFSFATILASQKKAKHIVTGVCETDYSGYPDCRDVFVKSLNVSLNLAIGKEFVLHTPLMWLDKKETWELADRLGRLEYVKDETLTCYHGIPGDGCGECPACKLRRAGYEQYMEQKERKGL, encoded by the coding sequence TTGGGTTTTCAAAATGATAAAGCGGTCGTTGTTTTTAGTGGGGGACAGGACAGTACTACTTGTTTGTTCTGGGCACTGGAACAATTTGAAGAGGTCATTGCCGTAACTTTTTCTTACGGACAGCGGCACGATGAAGAAATAGAAGTAGCAAAGCGAATTGCTGAGGATATAAATGTGGAGCATCATGTGCTGGATATGGGGCTCTTAAGCCAGCTGGCACCGAACGCGCTGACTCGCGATGATATTGACGTGGAGGCAGGAGAGGACGGGGAGCTTCCTTCTACGTTTGTAGAGGGGAGAAACCTGTTGTTCTTTTCTTTTGCGACGATTCTTGCTTCGCAGAAAAAGGCAAAGCACATTGTGACAGGCGTATGTGAGACAGATTACAGCGGGTATCCGGACTGCCGGGATGTATTTGTGAAATCATTGAATGTCTCGTTAAATCTGGCTATTGGCAAAGAGTTTGTGCTGCATACACCTTTAATGTGGCTCGATAAAAAAGAAACCTGGGAGCTTGCCGACCGGCTCGGAAGGCTTGAGTATGTGAAGGACGAAACGCTCACCTGCTATCACGGCATACCGGGGGACGGCTGCGGGGAATGCCCAGCCTGTAAACTGCGCCGTGCAGGCTACGAGCAATATATGGAACAAAAAGAAAGGAAAGGATTATGA
- the queE gene encoding 7-carboxy-7-deazaguanine synthase QueE — MKPTPVLEIFGPTIQGEGMVIGRKTMFVRTGGCDYRCSWCDSAFTWDGSQKAVAMSAEAIYEKLKEAGGRSFNHVTISGGNPAMHPGLGELVALLQEQGIETAIETQGSIWNDWVKEIDEVTVSPKPPSSLMKTDWARLDYYMGELRPRREKEVSLKVVVFDEGDLDYAMEVHERYPAVTMYLQVGNDDTVTPEVEELRDHLLAKYEWLTEKVLQEERLNGVRVLPQLHTLLWGNKQGV, encoded by the coding sequence ATGAAACCAACACCTGTACTGGAAATATTCGGTCCGACAATCCAGGGCGAAGGCATGGTCATCGGGCGGAAAACAATGTTTGTACGCACCGGTGGCTGTGACTACCGGTGCTCCTGGTGTGATTCCGCCTTTACATGGGATGGTTCACAAAAAGCCGTGGCGATGAGTGCGGAAGCCATTTATGAAAAGTTAAAAGAAGCCGGCGGCAGAAGCTTCAACCATGTCACTATTTCCGGAGGCAATCCTGCAATGCATCCCGGTCTCGGAGAGCTTGTAGCGCTTTTGCAGGAGCAGGGCATCGAGACAGCGATTGAAACGCAGGGCTCAATCTGGAATGACTGGGTGAAGGAAATCGATGAAGTAACAGTTTCCCCGAAGCCGCCGAGTTCGCTGATGAAAACGGATTGGGCCAGGCTGGATTATTATATGGGAGAACTGCGTCCACGCAGGGAAAAAGAAGTCAGTCTGAAGGTGGTCGTTTTTGATGAAGGCGATCTGGATTATGCGATGGAAGTACATGAGCGTTATCCTGCCGTAACAATGTATCTGCAGGTAGGAAATGACGATACCGTAACACCGGAGGTAGAAGAGCTGAGAGACCATCTCCTCGCTAAATACGAATGGCTTACAGAAAAGGTCCTGCAGGAGGAACGTTTAAACGGGGTGCGGGTGCTGCCGCAGCTGCATACGCTGCTCTGGGGAAATAAACAGGGAGTATAA
- the dcd gene encoding dCTP deaminase has product MILSDQTIRSMMAQGDLSIDPLEDHQIQPASVDIRLGTHFLKIDENAIESIQLDRPAKYVEFESDQVIIPPHSFLLATTKEYIRLPQHITAFVEGRSSIGRMGLFIQNAGWVDPGFEGEITLELYNANRLPIRLTSGRRLAQLVFAEMDQKAGAPYAGKYQGQRNAMGSHAFLDQENE; this is encoded by the coding sequence TTGATACTTTCCGATCAAACAATCCGCTCAATGATGGCACAGGGCGATCTTAGTATCGATCCATTAGAGGACCACCAGATTCAGCCGGCATCGGTGGACATTCGTCTGGGCACTCATTTTCTGAAAATCGACGAGAACGCTATCGAATCCATTCAACTGGACCGGCCCGCTAAGTATGTAGAATTTGAAAGCGATCAGGTAATTATCCCCCCGCATTCGTTTCTGCTTGCGACCACAAAGGAATACATCAGACTTCCTCAGCACATTACGGCCTTTGTAGAAGGAAGAAGCTCTATCGGGCGGATGGGACTCTTTATTCAAAATGCAGGCTGGGTGGACCCGGGGTTTGAAGGGGAGATCACACTTGAGCTCTACAACGCCAACCGCCTGCCGATTCGTTTAACGTCCGGAAGGCGGCTTGCCCAGCTTGTTTTTGCTGAGATGGATCAAAAGGCCGGAGCGCCTTATGCGGGCAAATACCAGGGACAGCGGAATGCGATGGGAAGTCACGCCTTTTTGGATCAGGAAAACGAATAA